The Aedes aegypti strain LVP_AGWG chromosome 1, AaegL5.0 Primary Assembly, whole genome shotgun sequence sequence AACAAGATTAcaaaagatttcaaaaaaattcaataatgaGACGGAGACAACGACAAAATTGTGTCAGTACTGTAGTACTAATGAATTAAAtataatattcaatgttgaaaaaattggaacgaatgtcgaagaaaattatcaataattttaaacaatatttgttGCAACCTTTATTTGCCATGATAAGTGATTTATGTATTTAAGTTTATTGAAAGCGCTTTTTATAATCTTAGAGGAAGGTGAAATcaattcacctgtaaaaatctgaacgGTAATGTTCATGAAATGTAATAGGGGAATTGGGGGTAAAATGGACACCCTAATTGTGATGGAattgaattttatcaacatgATTGTAATTTCGAAAACTTCTTTCCACAGAGTCAAAGTttcaaacatgtgggtaaaaaaAACAAGTAACGGGGGTAAAATGGGCATActtttgggggtaaaatgaacatataatgggggtaaaatgaacatgccgtaggggtaaaatgaacgccattcaaattgaacgggTTGTGGTATGATTCTCGGAATTTGGTACATGATCAATGCAGATCTCACAGACATTCCAGAATTGATGGAACGCTTAGCCGTGGCCTTTTAGATGGCTATCCATCATAATCTAAATGTCAAATGCGATAAAACCTGTTAACAATTACAAAAAACGACTtagaaccttataagtagaagcaataatttgatacgctagagtaccgatgcatggtcaaaatcagtaacATTCAACCAGCGTAGAGCCCAACCTGATTAAGgtgcgcgcttttgagagtttaatgctGACAAACTGGTagaaatagcggtatctttttctaaagaggctcaaTTCAAAATGGTAAAATATGATAATTGTACAAAAAACGACTTCTTCATTATATATCAATAGtgatggagtagaacgacatgcactaaacaaagggcacgggtataccacaaaaaaatcaaagaatgctggtcgcagtggttcatccagaacagaaacagaaacgaaaaaaaaaattataaaattacaCTAACgaaggaattgaaaaaaaattataacaaatggGAATTGCCGCACCTCACAAAGCAATACTTCTagggaaatatttcatcaaatattgaGGATTCTTTTTACTATTTCTACAATAATGATAGATCAACAAAGCAAAAAGCGTTTCGATTATGAGTATTTTAATGGCAAACAGCAGTGTACGGTTCCGTTCATCAGTTGCACAAACCAGGATAGGTGAGGCTTGGCCCCTTAGAGCATTGTGAAGCGGCAGCTCCTTTAGTGTAAGCCGGCTGTCCGATTATGTTTGTGAATGAGTAATTGCACACAAAATAGTCGTTCGTCCACAGGTCTCCGTTATACGTGTTGTAGGTAACCATACCGCATCCTATTTTGATCGTCCGATCGCTAACAATTTGTGTAAAGTGACCGATCTGGGGCCTACAAAACAAGATAGATTAGATAAACAGATTTCATTGACATCATCGGAAGCTATACTTACCCATTGTAATGCTTTGGATAGCTGTCTACATACGGGTGAGCATACGCATATTCGTTGAACCATGCATCCATGAAGTACTTCATCGATTCCTGTTTGGTGATCTTCAACCCGAAGAACCGCAAAACGCCGATGTTCTGTCCAACGTATTTGCTCCAATTCGTGTTACGGCACTTGTCGTGACCATATTCGCAAGATCTTGCGTTGGCTTCGGCGAGGTACTGAAGCTCCAGATCCCACTGCAGGGTTGGCATTTTGGCAGCCGGTAAATATCCGGGCAATTTTCCGCTGGCCAGCAGCGACCGTTGCCGATTATGGT is a genomic window containing:
- the LOC5577890 gene encoding venom allergen 5, producing the protein MKSIFAIVTFLAAISLTHETQITTYYFPNYYCNPSLCQGSGPHVACTPPNPFGASCYGKQPQMVIMTAELRAQILDYHNRQRSLLASGKLPGYLPAAKMPTLQWDLELQYLAEANARSCEYGHDKCRNTNWSKYVGQNIGVLRFFGLKITKQESMKYFMDAWFNEYAYAHPYVDSYPKHYNGPQIGHFTQIVSDRTIKIGCGMVTYNTYNGDLWTNDYFVCNYSFTNIIGQPAYTKGAAASQCSKGPSLTYPGLCN